In the Streptomyces sp. cg36 genome, one interval contains:
- a CDS encoding LacI family DNA-binding transcriptional regulator, protein MDGVTEAGPRLADIASQAAVSEATVSRVLNGRPGVADPTRQRVLAALDVLGWERPARLRQRSAGLIGLVTPELTNPIFPAFAQAVEQVLAGHGYTPVLCTQLPGGATEDELVEQLEERGVNGIVFLSGLHADTAADPARYLALAERGVPFVLVNGYNERIRAPFVSPDDRAAMAMAVGHLADLGHTRIGLAVGPPRYVPSRRKAEGFTAALGERLGLGPEEAAAHIGHTLFSVEGGQVAAGALLDRGCTAVVCASDMMALGAVRAARERGLGVPGEVSVVGFDDSRLIAFTDPPLTTVRQPVRAMATAAVAALLEEIRGHPVQHTEFVFRPELVVRGSTARVRD, encoded by the coding sequence GTGGACGGTGTGACCGAGGCCGGTCCCCGCCTCGCCGACATCGCCTCCCAGGCGGCCGTCAGCGAGGCCACCGTCAGCCGGGTGCTCAACGGGCGCCCGGGCGTCGCGGACCCCACTCGCCAGCGGGTGCTCGCGGCGCTCGACGTACTGGGCTGGGAGCGGCCGGCCCGGCTGCGGCAGCGCAGCGCCGGGCTGATCGGGCTGGTCACGCCGGAGCTGACGAACCCGATCTTCCCGGCGTTCGCCCAGGCGGTGGAGCAGGTGCTGGCCGGGCACGGCTACACCCCGGTGCTCTGCACCCAGCTGCCCGGCGGGGCGACCGAGGACGAGCTGGTGGAGCAGCTGGAGGAGCGCGGGGTCAACGGCATCGTGTTCCTGTCGGGGCTGCACGCCGACACCGCCGCGGACCCCGCCCGCTATCTCGCGCTCGCCGAGCGCGGGGTGCCGTTCGTGCTGGTCAACGGCTACAACGAGCGGATCCGCGCCCCGTTCGTCTCACCCGACGACCGGGCGGCGATGGCGATGGCGGTGGGCCATCTCGCGGACCTCGGCCACACCCGGATCGGGCTGGCGGTCGGCCCGCCGCGCTATGTCCCCTCGCGCCGCAAGGCCGAGGGGTTCACGGCGGCGCTGGGCGAGCGGCTCGGACTGGGGCCCGAGGAGGCCGCCGCGCACATCGGGCACACCCTCTTCAGCGTGGAGGGCGGCCAGGTGGCGGCGGGCGCGCTGCTCGACCGGGGCTGCACGGCGGTGGTGTGCGCCAGCGACATGATGGCGCTGGGGGCGGTCCGCGCGGCCCGCGAGCGGGGTCTGGGCGTCCCGGGCGAGGTGTCGGTGGTGGGCTTCGACGACTCGCGGCTGATCGCGTTCACCGATCCGCCGCTCACCACGGTCCGCCAGCCGGTGCGGGCGATGGCGACGGCGGCGGTGGCGGCGCTCCTGGAGGAGATCCGGGGGCACCCGGTGCAGCACACGGAGTTCGTCTTCCGGCCCGAGCTCGTGGTGCGCGGCTCCACCGCTCGCGTACGGGACTGA
- a CDS encoding NB-ARC domain-containing protein, producing the protein MLGNLPAESTSFVGRTVELATIDGLLRGHRLVTITGPGGVGKSRLALRAVRERAALSPDGVWWVELSPLYDPELLAATVADHLGVTDQSTRTAAEALCTWVADKRLLLVLDTCEHMVSACGHLIGELLQTSPGLTVLATSRQSLGRPEEHVFSLGPLPPEGAALTLFKQRAADAVPHLSPRSFDTPARAEAAAAVCRRLDGIPLAIELAGARMRLWTVEQLAERLDSRFEVLADTRSTRLPRHQTMRTTIGWSHELCAPIERLLWARLSVFTGTFDLASAREVATGGPLRADGVATALAGLAAKSVVRATEHRGRSGYRMLDTIREYGRQWLAELGEEAAVADRHADHCRRLVHEAEAQWLGPDQVGWYERLSAEHADLRTALDHLLATDLDAALDLASSLWFFWFCCGHLREGRGFLERALDLDPEPGPRRHRAEWALGMTAFLQGDMETALRLARRCATTASDPESRLRAAYLLGGAILMPGDAEGALDVCTPALDSAEAEFSPGLVLCALARIYALNNLGRYPEAAAEATWLRDLCAAHGERWMRAYADYMLAVTALALGRATEAVEHTRAMLAGKRLLHDSFGIAIGLDLLACALAARGEGEQGALVLGIGQEYWRTVGKAQMGAPRLTAVREECERRARAAVGDSAYDSAYRRGIRAGVDHGLNYALKGDFAQGS; encoded by the coding sequence GTGTTGGGGAATCTGCCAGCGGAGAGCACCAGCTTTGTCGGCCGGACGGTTGAACTGGCCACCATAGACGGGCTGTTGCGCGGCCACCGGCTCGTCACGATCACCGGGCCGGGCGGCGTCGGCAAGTCCCGCCTCGCCCTGCGGGCCGTCCGGGAGCGCGCCGCCCTCAGCCCCGACGGGGTGTGGTGGGTCGAGCTCTCCCCGCTGTACGACCCGGAGCTGCTCGCCGCCACCGTCGCCGACCACCTGGGGGTCACCGACCAGAGCACCCGCACCGCCGCCGAGGCGCTGTGCACCTGGGTCGCCGACAAACGGCTGCTGCTCGTCCTGGACACCTGCGAGCACATGGTCTCCGCCTGCGGACACCTGATCGGCGAGCTGCTGCAGACCTCGCCCGGGCTCACCGTCCTCGCCACCAGCAGGCAATCCCTGGGCAGACCGGAGGAACATGTCTTCTCGCTGGGCCCGCTGCCCCCCGAGGGCGCCGCGCTCACCCTCTTCAAACAGCGCGCCGCCGACGCCGTGCCGCACCTCTCGCCCAGATCCTTCGACACCCCGGCCCGCGCCGAGGCCGCCGCCGCCGTCTGCCGCCGCCTCGACGGCATCCCGCTGGCCATCGAACTCGCGGGCGCCCGGATGCGGTTGTGGACGGTGGAGCAGCTCGCCGAACGGCTGGACTCGCGGTTCGAGGTGCTCGCCGACACCCGCTCCACCCGGCTGCCCCGCCACCAGACCATGCGCACCACCATCGGCTGGAGCCACGAGCTGTGCGCCCCCATCGAACGGCTGCTGTGGGCCCGGCTCTCCGTGTTCACCGGCACCTTCGACCTGGCGTCCGCCCGCGAGGTGGCCACCGGGGGGCCGCTGCGCGCCGACGGCGTCGCCACCGCCCTCGCGGGCCTCGCCGCCAAGTCCGTCGTCCGGGCCACCGAGCACCGGGGCCGCTCCGGCTACCGGATGCTGGACACCATCCGCGAGTACGGCCGCCAGTGGCTCGCCGAACTCGGCGAGGAGGCGGCCGTGGCCGACCGGCACGCCGACCACTGCCGCCGGCTGGTCCACGAGGCCGAGGCCCAGTGGCTGGGCCCCGACCAGGTCGGATGGTACGAACGGCTCTCGGCGGAACACGCGGACCTGCGCACCGCGCTCGACCACCTGCTCGCCACCGACCTCGACGCCGCCCTCGACCTGGCCTCCTCGCTCTGGTTCTTCTGGTTCTGCTGCGGGCACCTGCGCGAGGGCCGGGGCTTTCTGGAACGCGCCCTGGACCTCGACCCCGAGCCCGGCCCGCGCCGCCACCGCGCCGAGTGGGCCCTCGGCATGACCGCCTTCCTCCAGGGCGACATGGAGACCGCGCTGCGGCTGGCCCGCCGGTGCGCCACCACCGCGAGCGACCCCGAGTCCCGGCTGCGGGCGGCCTATCTGCTGGGCGGCGCCATCCTGATGCCGGGCGACGCCGAGGGCGCCCTCGACGTGTGCACCCCGGCCCTGGACTCGGCCGAGGCCGAGTTCTCGCCCGGCCTCGTACTGTGCGCGCTGGCCCGCATCTACGCCCTCAACAACCTCGGCCGCTACCCCGAGGCCGCCGCCGAGGCCACCTGGCTGCGCGATCTGTGCGCCGCCCACGGCGAACGCTGGATGCGGGCCTACGCCGACTACATGCTCGCCGTCACCGCGCTGGCCCTCGGCCGCGCCACCGAGGCCGTCGAGCACACCCGCGCCATGCTCGCGGGCAAGCGGCTGCTGCACGACAGCTTCGGCATCGCGATCGGCCTCGACCTGCTGGCGTGCGCGCTGGCCGCCCGGGGCGAGGGCGAGCAGGGCGCGCTGGTGCTGGGCATCGGCCAGGAGTACTGGCGCACCGTCGGCAAGGCCCAGATGGGCGCGCCCCGGCTGACCGCCGTGCGCGAGGAGTGCGAGCGGCGGGCCCGGGCGGCGGTGGGCGACTCCGCGTACGACAGCGCGTACCGCCGGGGGATCCGGGCCGGGGTCGACCACGGGCTCAACTATGCCCTCAAGGGTGATTTCGCACAGGGAAGTTGA